The Oncorhynchus keta strain PuntledgeMale-10-30-2019 chromosome 17, Oket_V2, whole genome shotgun sequence genome has a window encoding:
- the LOC118379421 gene encoding 60S ribosomal protein L4-B-like isoform X2 — protein sequence MPAVFKAPIRPDIVNFVHTNMRKNNRQPYAVSKLAGHQTSAESWGTGRAVARIPRVRGGGTHRSGQGAFGNMCRGGRMFAPTKTWRRWHRRINTTQKRYAICSALAASALPALVMSKGHRIEEIPEVPLVVDDKVEGYKKTKEAVLLLKKLKAWNDIKKVYASQRMRAGKGKMRNRRRIQRKGPCIIYNQDQGVTKAFRNIPGITLQNVNKLNLLRLAPGGHVGRFCIWTESAFRKLDQLYGTWRKSASLKVDYNLPMHKMTNTDLSRILKSEEIQKALRAPNKKIRRRVLKKNPLKNLRIMMKLNPYAKTARRQAILLHDPAIKAKMLKPKKKLAKAAPSKAAPSKAAPSKAAPSKAAPAKAAPAKA from the exons ATGCCTGCGGTGTTCAAGGCTCCCATCCGCCCGGACATTGTCAACTTTGTACACACCAACATGCGCAAGAACAACCGTCAGCCCTATGCTGTCAGCAAACTGGCCG GTCATCAGACAAGCGCGGAGTCCTGGGGTACAGGCCGAGCCGTGGCTCGTATTCCTCGTGTGAGGGGAGGCGGTACCCACCGCTCCGGCCAGGGAGCCTTCGGAAAT ATGTGTCGTGGAGGTCGCATGTTTGCACCCACCAAGACGTGGCGCCGCTGGCACCGCAGGATCAACACTACCCAGAAGCGTTACGCCATATGCTCTGCCCTGGCCGCCTCCGCCCTGCCCGCACTTGTCATGTCCAAAG GACACCGCATTGAGGAGATCCCAGAGGTTCCCCTGGTAGTTGATGATAAAGTGGAGGGTTACAAGAAGACTAAAGAGGCCGTGCTGCTGCTGAAGAAACTCAAGGCCTGGAACGACATCAAAAAG gtgtacGCATCACAACGCATGCGAGCTGGCAAAGGTAAGATGAGGAATCGCAGGCGTATCCAGCGCAAAGGACCGTGCATCATCTACAACCAGGACCAAGGTGTCACCAAGGCCTTCAGAAACATCCCTG GCATCACCCTACAGAACGTGAACAAGCTGAACCTGCTGAGGCTCGCCCCTGGTGGTCATGTCGGCCGCTTCTGTATCTGGACCGAATCCGCCTTCCGTAAGCTGGACCAGCTCTACGGGACCTGGCGCAAGTCTGCCTCTCTCAAGGTGGACTACAA TCTGCCCATGCACAAGATGACCAACACAGATCTGAGCAGGATTCTGAAGAGTGAGGAGATCCAGAAAGCACTTCGTGCACCAAA CAAGAAGATCAGGCGCAGAGTCTTGAAGAAGAACCCCCTGAAGAACCTGAGAATAATGATGAAGCTGAACCCCTACGCCAAGACAGCCAGACGTCAAGCCATCCTGCTGCATGACCCGGCT ATCAAGGCCAAGATGCTGAAGCCTAAGAAGAAGCTGGCCAAGGCGGCCCCGTCCAAGGCGGCCCCGTCCAAGGCGGCCCCGTCCAAGGCGGCCCCGTCCAAGGCGGCCCCAGCCAAGGCGGCCCCAGCCAAGGCATAG
- the LOC118379421 gene encoding 60S ribosomal protein L4-B-like isoform X1, with product MACARPLISIYSEKGESSGKNVVMPAVFKAPIRPDIVNFVHTNMRKNNRQPYAVSKLAGHQTSAESWGTGRAVARIPRVRGGGTHRSGQGAFGNMCRGGRMFAPTKTWRRWHRRINTTQKRYAICSALAASALPALVMSKGHRIEEIPEVPLVVDDKVEGYKKTKEAVLLLKKLKAWNDIKKVYASQRMRAGKGKMRNRRRIQRKGPCIIYNQDQGVTKAFRNIPGITLQNVNKLNLLRLAPGGHVGRFCIWTESAFRKLDQLYGTWRKSASLKVDYNLPMHKMTNTDLSRILKSEEIQKALRAPNKKIRRRVLKKNPLKNLRIMMKLNPYAKTARRQAILLHDPAIKAKMLKPKKKLAKAAPSKAAPSKAAPSKAAPSKAAPAKAAPAKA from the exons ATG GCTTGTGCCCGGCCTTTAATCTCTATCTACTCCGAGAAAGGAGAGAGTTCAGGCAAAAATGTCGTTATGCCTGCGGTGTTCAAGGCTCCCATCCGCCCGGACATTGTCAACTTTGTACACACCAACATGCGCAAGAACAACCGTCAGCCCTATGCTGTCAGCAAACTGGCCG GTCATCAGACAAGCGCGGAGTCCTGGGGTACAGGCCGAGCCGTGGCTCGTATTCCTCGTGTGAGGGGAGGCGGTACCCACCGCTCCGGCCAGGGAGCCTTCGGAAAT ATGTGTCGTGGAGGTCGCATGTTTGCACCCACCAAGACGTGGCGCCGCTGGCACCGCAGGATCAACACTACCCAGAAGCGTTACGCCATATGCTCTGCCCTGGCCGCCTCCGCCCTGCCCGCACTTGTCATGTCCAAAG GACACCGCATTGAGGAGATCCCAGAGGTTCCCCTGGTAGTTGATGATAAAGTGGAGGGTTACAAGAAGACTAAAGAGGCCGTGCTGCTGCTGAAGAAACTCAAGGCCTGGAACGACATCAAAAAG gtgtacGCATCACAACGCATGCGAGCTGGCAAAGGTAAGATGAGGAATCGCAGGCGTATCCAGCGCAAAGGACCGTGCATCATCTACAACCAGGACCAAGGTGTCACCAAGGCCTTCAGAAACATCCCTG GCATCACCCTACAGAACGTGAACAAGCTGAACCTGCTGAGGCTCGCCCCTGGTGGTCATGTCGGCCGCTTCTGTATCTGGACCGAATCCGCCTTCCGTAAGCTGGACCAGCTCTACGGGACCTGGCGCAAGTCTGCCTCTCTCAAGGTGGACTACAA TCTGCCCATGCACAAGATGACCAACACAGATCTGAGCAGGATTCTGAAGAGTGAGGAGATCCAGAAAGCACTTCGTGCACCAAA CAAGAAGATCAGGCGCAGAGTCTTGAAGAAGAACCCCCTGAAGAACCTGAGAATAATGATGAAGCTGAACCCCTACGCCAAGACAGCCAGACGTCAAGCCATCCTGCTGCATGACCCGGCT ATCAAGGCCAAGATGCTGAAGCCTAAGAAGAAGCTGGCCAAGGCGGCCCCGTCCAAGGCGGCCCCGTCCAAGGCGGCCCCGTCCAAGGCGGCCCCGTCCAAGGCGGCCCCAGCCAAGGCGGCCCCAGCCAAGGCATAG